The following proteins come from a genomic window of Salvia hispanica cultivar TCC Black 2014 chromosome 4, UniMelb_Shisp_WGS_1.0, whole genome shotgun sequence:
- the LOC125222029 gene encoding DNA-directed RNA polymerase III subunit 1 isoform X3, which translates to MNVIDQGSMQFTKKPYVEDVGPRKIESIKFCTLSEKEILKISEVQVSRGIYYNDARKPEASGLLDPHMGPPNKLGKCETCGGNFQNCPGHCGYLNLALPVYNVGFLATIVDILKCICKKCSIILLEEKERRDFLKQMRGPKLEHLKKVELQKKTVKRCNGMGGTRRAVVCSRCGYINGMVKRAQLKIVHDRARVADSADCSLEECRSALSHTKTNMPLPSYLDPKRVYELLKNMRDEDCELLYLNDRPEKLMLTSILVPPTSIRPSVFVDGGTQSNENDITERLKYIIQANASVRSEMAETDSQSNRCMVSWQLLQEEVAQYMNSDVRGLTPQPANSTRRPLSGFVQRLKGKQGRFRCNLSGKRVEFTGRTVISPDPNLKITEVAIPILMARILTYPERVSHHNIEKLRQCVRNGPQKYPGAKFIRTPDGHEISLMYSARKHHADQLQYGCIVHRHLEDGDVVLFNRQPSLHRMSIMSHRARIMPWRTLRFNESVCNPYNADFDGDEMNMHVPQTEEARTEALMLMGVQNNLCTPKNGEILVASTQDFLTSSFLITRKDTFYDRSAFSLMCSYIGDAMDPIDLPTPALVKPVELWTGKQLFSVLLRPHAKMRVYLNLTVAEKSYGKSRETMCSKDGFVYIRNSELISGQLGKATLGNGNKDGIYSVLLRDYGPHAAATCMNRMAKLSARWIGNHGFSIGIDDVQPGVTLNKEKKATLDNEYGHCTDYIRSYTSGSLELLPGCNNAETLEAKITETLNKIRETTADVCMKNLNWRNSPLIMSQCGSKGSPINICQMIACVGQQSVGGQRAPNGFVDRTLPHFERGAKDPDAKGFVQNSFYTGLCATEFFFHTMGGREGLVDTAVKTADTGYMSRRLMKALEDLSIFYDNTVRNASACIVQFAYGGDAMDPAQMEEKSGLPLNFERLYMKAKATCPATEQKSLTTDEIEKIVENTIGRRLVKSSMTSEGESSHSLEPASKDECLAAFAESIRNFIKKKGPSSVREKLKLGEGGHSEEDRHYLENVASNISGITQRQLMVFLETCISRYNSKKIEAGTAIGAIGAQSIGEPGTQMTLKTFHFAGVASMNVTLGVPRIKEIVNGAKNIKTPIITTHLDVNNNDITAKMVKGRIEKTLLEQVAQSIKTSQSSRSASVVVTLDMGRIKEAHLHIDAYTVKDSILQTTPKLKLKEQEWSFVCHGH; encoded by the exons ATGAATGTTATAGATCAAGGCAGTATGCAGTTCACCAAGAAGCCATATGTGGAAGACGTCGGCCCCCGAAAGAT AGAAAGTATTAAGTTCTGTACACTATCTGAgaaggaaatattaaaaatttctGAAGTTCAAGTTTCGCGCGGCATTTACTACAATGACGCCAGAAAGCCTGAAGCTAGTGGGTTGTTAGATCCTCATATG GGGCCACCAAACAAGCTTGGCAAATGTGAAACATGTGGTGGAAATTTTCAGAACTGCCCAGGTCATTGTGGATACTTGAATCTAGCCCTTCCTGTATATAATGTCGGATTTTTGGCTACGATCGTTGACATATTGAAGTGCATTTGCAAG AAATGCTCCATAATACTCCTTGAAGAAAAAGAGCGGCGAGATTTCCTTAAGCAGATGAGAGGTCCAAAACTTGAGCATTTGAAGAAGGTTGAGTTACAGAAGAAAACAGTGAAAAGGTGTAATGGCATGGGAGGAACTAGGCGCGCTGTTGTGTGCTCCAGATGTGGATATATTAATG GTATGGTTAAAAGGGCACAATTGAAAATCGTACATGATCGTGCTAGAGTTGCTGACAGTGCTGATTGTAGCTTGGAGGAATGCCGTTCAGCTCTATCCCATACAAAGACAAATATGCCTTTGCCTTCATATCTTGATCCTAAAAGGGTCTATGAGCTACTGAAAAATATGCGTGATGAG gATTGTGAGTTGCTTTATCTAAATGATAGACCTGAAAAGCTTATGCTTACTAGTATTCTTGTGCCACCAACTTCCATACGACCTTCAGTTTTTGTGGATGGTGGAACACAGAG TAATGAAAATGACATCACAGAGAGACTAAAATATATCATCCAAGCCAATGCTAGTGTTCGCTCAGAAATGGCAGAAACAGACTCTCAAAGCAACAGATGCATG GTTAGCTGGCAGCTTCTGCAAGAGGAGGTTGCACAATATATGAATAGTGATGTTCGTGGATTGACACCACAACCTGCAAATAGTACTAGAAGACCATTGAGTGGTTTTGTTCAGCGTCTTAAAGGAAAGCAGGGGAGATTTCGTTGCAATTTATCAGGGAAGCGTGTAGAGTTTACTGGCAGGACAGTTATTTCTCCTGATCctaatttgaaaattactGAG GTTGCTATTCCAATTTTAATGGCTCGGATTTTGACTTATCCTGAACGAGTTTCACACCATAATATTGAGAAATTGCGGCAATGTGTTCGTAATGGCCCCCAAAAATACCCTGGTGCTAAGTTTATAAGGACACCTGATGGTCATGAGAT ATCATTGATGTATTCTGCCCGGAAGCATCATGCAGATCAGTTGCAGTATGGGTGCATTGTGCATCGTCACCTTGAAGATGGAGAtgtagttttatttaatagGCAACCGAGTTTGCACCGAATGTCAATCATGTCCCATCGG GCAAGGATAATGCCTTGGCGAACACTGAGATTCAATGAGTCAGTGTGCAACCCATACAATGCTGACTTTGATGGTGATGAGATGAATATGCATGTACCACAAACAGAAGAGGCCCGTACTGAGGCTCTTATGCTGATGGGG GTGCAGAACAATTTGTGCACCccaaaaaatggagaaatctTGGTTGCATCAACACAGGATTTTCTAacttcttcctttcttataaCAAGAAAAGACACATTTTATGACCGCTCGGCCTTTTCACTCATGTGTTCATATATAGGTGATGCCATGGACCCAATTGATTTGCCAACTCCAGCATTAGTTAAG CCAGTGGAGCTATGGACTGGCAAACAATTATTCAGTGTGCTATTGCGTCCCCATGCAAAAATGAGAGTATATTTAAATCTAACTGTAGCAGAAAAGTCATATGGGAAGTCTAGAGAAACAATGTGTTCCAAGGATGGTTTTGTGTATATTCGCAATAGTGAGCTCATCAGCGGGCAGCTTGGGAAGGCCACTTTAG GTAATGGGAACAAGGACGGTATTTACTCCGTTCTTCTCAGGGATTATGGTCCTCATGCTGCTGCTACCTGTATGAATCGCATGGCAAAGTTAAG TGCACGATGGATAGGAAATCATGGTTTTTCAATTGGGATCGATGATGTTCAACCTGGGGTTACATTAAACAAGGAGAAGAAGGCGACTCTGGACAATGAGTATGGTCATTGTACCGATTACATAAGAAGTTACACATCTGGAAGTCTGGAGCTGTTACCCGGCTGCAATAATGCTGAGACTCTTGAAGCCAAGATAACTGAGACACTTAATAAAATTCGAGAAACTACTGCCGAT GTTTGCATGAAGAATTTAAATTGGAGGAACAGCCCTCTAATAATGTCTCAGTGTGGTTCTAAAGGTTCTCCTATTAATATCTGCCAGATGATTGCTTGTGTTGGTCAGCAATCTGTAGGAGGTCAGAGAGCTCCCAATGGGTTTGTTGATCGAACACTGCCTCATTTTGAAAGAGGAGCAAAAGACCCAGAT GCTAAAGGCTTTGTTCAGAATTCCTTCTACACTGGTTTATGTGCgactgaattttttttccacacCATGGGTGGTAGAGAAGGTCTTGTGGATACAGCG GTGAAAACAGCCGATACGGGTTACATGTCTCGTAGATTGATGAAGGCTTTGGAGGATCTATCTATCTTTTATGATAATACAGTGAGAAATGCTAGTGCTTGCATTGTGCAATTTGCCTACGGTGGTGATGCTATGGATCCTGCACAGATGGAAGAGAAAAGTGGGCTCCCGCTGAACTTTGAAAGATTATATATGAAAGCCAAG GCTACCTGCCCTGCAACAGAGCAGAAGAGTTTAACGACtgatgaaattgagaaaatagtTGAAAACACAATCGGGAGAAGACTAGTAAAATCATCCATGACTTCTGAAGGAGAGTCTTCTCATTCATTAGAGCCAGCATCTAAAGATGAATGTTTGGCAGCTTTTGCAGAGTCAATAAgaaattttattaagaaaaaagggCCTAGCTCAGTTCGTGAGAAACTGAAATTGGGTGAAGGGGGACATTCTGAAGAAGATAGACACTATCTGGAAAATGTTGCCTCTAATATATCTGGGATAACTCAGCGACAATTAATG GTCTTCCTAGAAACTTGTATATCTCGTTACAATTCCAAGAAAATTGAAGCGGGAACTGCAATAGGAGCCATTGGAGCTCAGAGTATCGGAGAGCCAGGAACGCAGATGACCTTAAAAACTTTCCACTTTGCTGGAGTCGCAAGCATGA ATGTTACCCTTGGGGTTCCTAGGATTAAAGAAATTGTTAATGGTGCTAAAAATATCAAGACACCAATTATTACTACACATCTGGATGTTAACAACAATGACATAACAGCTAAAATGGTGAAGGGGCGTATTGAGAAAACCCTTCTGGAGCAG GTAGCCCAGAGTATAAAGACTTCACAATCGTCGAGGTCAGCATCCGTTGTTGTAACACTTGACATGGGTAGAATAAAAGAGGCTCACCTACATATTGATGCGTACACGGTAAAGGATTCAATACTACAAACCACCCCAAAGTTAAAACTTAAAGAGCAG GAGTGGTCTTTTGTCTGTCATGGGCACTGA